The Leptospira dzoumogneensis genome includes a window with the following:
- the tsf gene encoding translation elongation factor Ts, translated as MSASTTDLIKELRDRTGAGLMDCKKALVENNNDLDKSADWLREKGIAKASKKAGRVTKEGRNISYIHGDGKIGVLLELNSETDFVARNEAFEALGKEICLQIAAMAPLYVSEEQVPAEDIERETKVLEAQLKEEGKKPEQIEKIIPGKIKKYYSEVCLLNQAFIKDNTKTVDDLVKEAIAKFGENIVVARFARFQVGGA; from the coding sequence ATGTCAGCATCTACTACCGACCTTATTAAGGAACTAAGAGACCGCACCGGTGCGGGATTGATGGATTGTAAAAAAGCTCTTGTAGAGAATAATAACGATCTAGACAAATCCGCAGATTGGTTGCGTGAAAAAGGGATCGCTAAGGCTTCTAAAAAAGCGGGACGCGTGACCAAAGAAGGAAGAAATATTTCCTATATCCACGGAGACGGAAAGATCGGAGTTCTACTTGAGCTCAACTCTGAGACCGACTTCGTTGCACGCAACGAGGCTTTCGAAGCTCTCGGAAAAGAGATCTGTCTGCAAATCGCAGCTATGGCTCCTTTATACGTAAGCGAAGAACAAGTTCCTGCAGAAGATATCGAGCGTGAAACTAAGGTTTTGGAAGCTCAATTAAAAGAAGAAGGTAAAAAACCGGAACAGATCGAAAAGATCATTCCGGGAAAGATCAAAAAGTATTACTCTGAAGTATGCCTTTTGAACCAAGCCTTCATCAAGGATAACACTAAGACCGTTGACGATCTGGTTAAGGAAGCTATTGCGAAATTCGGTGAAAACATCGTCGTTGCTCGTTTTGCTCGCTTCCAGGTAGGCGGCGCGTAA